A window of the Parvularcula bermudensis HTCC2503 genome harbors these coding sequences:
- a CDS encoding sensor histidine kinase encodes MIDRDQILRRACLLNGVEREEDLRLLQHAATRFGVSHALLVIADDDNLSAIASFGDVIAQRYPLAKSFVREVMTAGSASLASDDVESVGEGGLIARPLRFLAGAKIVVYGQVLGAVLLLHDQPLSTFGPKEVQALTTYADYAVRLITAREMTTTLERDIDEELAVTQHVTGQCEKDRTEFIALLSHELRTPLHALTGFTDLLMSEPTDQETARSYVAEMMTSIKRLQGLIDASLRFADAEFGNGETVRTTFPLKTVVQRRIATLRRTALERGCPIRLQGDLDVCLHADRGLVEQIFEALLHLAIAESHRGTTVTVRAQRRSTNGLTLQFVDSGRGRGALRPFTGYKNYLTRRTEGLRLSLALADRMASTLGARLSVRETDEGTVTELSLPPQAVVAFPPKGVSSLLDAASKPLNSAASINTHCPQVILA; translated from the coding sequence ATGATTGATCGTGATCAAATCCTGCGGCGGGCGTGCCTTTTGAATGGTGTTGAGCGGGAGGAAGATCTTCGATTGCTCCAGCACGCGGCCACGCGATTTGGGGTCTCGCACGCCCTTCTCGTCATTGCCGATGACGACAATTTGTCCGCGATTGCCTCTTTTGGCGATGTGATCGCGCAACGCTATCCCTTGGCGAAGAGTTTCGTGCGAGAGGTCATGACGGCAGGCTCCGCCTCCCTGGCCAGCGACGACGTCGAAAGCGTTGGCGAGGGGGGGCTGATCGCCCGGCCGCTTCGCTTCCTGGCCGGGGCCAAGATCGTCGTCTACGGACAGGTCCTCGGGGCGGTGCTCCTCCTCCACGACCAACCGCTCAGCACGTTTGGCCCCAAGGAGGTTCAGGCGCTGACCACCTATGCGGATTATGCGGTCCGACTGATCACTGCCCGGGAAATGACGACCACATTGGAACGGGATATCGACGAAGAGCTTGCCGTGACCCAGCATGTGACGGGACAGTGCGAGAAAGATCGCACCGAATTCATCGCCCTTCTCAGTCACGAGCTTAGGACGCCCCTCCACGCGCTGACCGGGTTCACTGACCTTTTGATGTCAGAACCGACGGATCAGGAAACGGCGCGCAGCTATGTCGCCGAGATGATGACATCGATCAAACGGCTACAGGGGCTCATTGATGCCTCTCTTCGATTCGCGGATGCAGAATTTGGTAATGGCGAGACCGTCAGGACGACATTTCCGCTGAAAACCGTCGTTCAGCGGCGCATTGCCACCTTACGACGAACAGCCCTTGAACGGGGATGCCCTATCCGTTTGCAAGGTGATCTCGACGTTTGTTTGCATGCTGATCGCGGGTTGGTGGAGCAAATTTTTGAGGCCCTCTTGCATCTTGCTATTGCCGAGAGCCACCGCGGCACGACCGTGACTGTGCGGGCGCAACGTCGATCCACAAATGGGCTAACGCTTCAGTTCGTCGATAGTGGCCGGGGCCGCGGGGCGCTGCGCCCCTTCACCGGCTATAAGAATTATCTCACCCGTCGGACGGAGGGCTTGCGCCTCTCCCTCGCCCTTGCAGACCGTATGGCGAGCACCTTGGGCGCCCGCCTCTCGGTGCGGGAGACTGACGAAGGGACCGTGACCGAACTCTCGCTGCCGCCTCAAGCCGTGGTTGCGTTCCCCCCTAAAGGCGTTTCGTCCCTGCTCGATGCGGCCTCAAAGCCGCTCAATAGCGCCGCCAGCATCAATACGCATTGCCCCCAGGTGATCTTGGCTTGA
- a CDS encoding sensor histidine kinase has protein sequence MTTQENNASKNATAQLVGTGSGSIPETELRLRAFERFPIAFVLTNPGLEDNPIVYVNRAFENLTGYAAEVSLGRNCRFLQGPDTDKEAVKKMREHLQRAAPVETVLLNYRSDGKPFRNYLRIEPIFDDSGQLSCFLGLQQRVSDATTSPDAISVQLKEIQHRVKNHLQLVVSMIRLQSEQTDSKSEMNYRALAHRVETLQLLYQELGQVEAVDDETQTIPMGAYVSRIASAIGHLEARENIRLNIRTESFDVSIDTAARIGLIASEIITNAFQHAFVTGGPGLIEVSLRHLSRGAMRLEVMDDGNGMPDNISWPDSNTMGASIVRTLSDGLGATLAVVRGATGTTICLDVPFAGETKQKAN, from the coding sequence GTGACAACCCAGGAAAATAATGCCTCCAAAAATGCGACGGCGCAGTTGGTCGGTACCGGCAGCGGATCTATCCCCGAAACCGAATTGCGGCTCCGGGCATTTGAACGGTTTCCGATCGCTTTTGTCCTGACCAATCCGGGGTTGGAGGACAATCCCATCGTCTATGTGAACCGGGCGTTCGAAAATCTCACTGGCTATGCGGCTGAGGTGTCCCTCGGGCGTAATTGCCGGTTCTTACAAGGACCAGACACCGACAAAGAGGCCGTGAAAAAGATGCGAGAGCATCTTCAACGCGCGGCGCCGGTCGAAACCGTTCTTCTCAACTATCGTTCCGATGGCAAACCTTTCCGCAATTATCTTCGGATCGAACCGATTTTCGACGATTCAGGTCAATTATCCTGCTTTCTGGGCCTTCAACAGCGGGTCTCCGACGCGACGACCTCTCCTGATGCCATCTCTGTTCAGCTGAAAGAGATACAGCATCGGGTCAAAAACCATCTTCAACTGGTCGTGTCGATGATTCGTTTGCAATCGGAACAAACCGATTCGAAGTCTGAAATGAACTACCGTGCCCTCGCCCACAGGGTCGAAACCTTGCAATTACTCTATCAAGAGCTCGGCCAGGTCGAGGCGGTAGACGATGAGACGCAAACCATTCCCATGGGAGCGTATGTTTCGCGAATCGCCTCGGCCATTGGCCATCTTGAGGCCCGAGAAAATATTCGTCTTAATATCCGCACGGAATCATTCGATGTCTCCATTGATACGGCGGCGCGTATCGGCCTGATCGCATCAGAAATTATCACCAATGCGTTCCAACATGCCTTTGTTACGGGGGGGCCGGGACTCATTGAAGTCTCTTTGCGTCACCTCTCCCGTGGCGCCATGCGTCTTGAAGTGATGGATGACGGCAATGGGATGCCGGATAACATTAGCTGGCCTGACAGCAACACGATGGGGGCATCAATAGTTCGCACCCTGTCAGATGGGCTTGGCGCGACATTGGCGGTCGTTCGGGGCGCGACGGGGACCACGATTTGCCTCGATGTCCCCTTTGCGGGGGAGACGAAGCAGAAGGCGAATTAG
- a CDS encoding aminopeptidase P family protein, which produces MFQNFDPSSDRGFAAAHVPLVREAMGELALDGLLVPHDDSYFNEYLPDNAERLMWLSGFSGSAGFAILLKERGAVFSDGRYTLQLKEQVDTAFFELHNSGETSPADWLVDTTPQGAVIGYDPHHFSKKTLAPFLAAAERGGFELRPLDHNPIDQAWRDQPPAPCAPVVIHPEAFSGRSHETKRQLVAEAISSVNADAALLSFPPSLAWIFNIRGGDVHASPLALGRALVFANGGAILYIDHRKMSGQVRDHLGGAVTLADESQLIDDLEAMGRERKAIAIDPDHTPVIFTQSITAAGGRIIEAPDPCSLPRARKTMAELEGSRAAHRRDGAAVTRFLHWFAETAPSGGLTEIEAATKLERFRVETGALLDISFDTISGAGAHGALPHYRVNRDSDARITQGSLYLVDSGGQYRDGTTDITRTLAVGTPSEAMRRCYTLVLKGHIALATARFPAGTTGHQLDSLARLPLWEAGFDYDHGTGHGVGSYLGVHEGPQNISKRAIAQPLLAGMICSNEPGYYRSGEFGIRIENLVIVTEATPIEGGDRPMHGFETITLAPLERELIDVSLLSPQEIAWVDTYHQTVCDTLCPDLPEATARWLQTRTAALV; this is translated from the coding sequence ATGTTTCAAAATTTCGACCCCTCGTCGGATCGGGGGTTCGCCGCCGCTCACGTACCGTTAGTGCGGGAGGCGATGGGAGAGCTGGCTCTCGACGGGCTGCTCGTTCCCCACGACGACAGCTATTTCAATGAATATCTGCCGGATAACGCTGAGCGACTGATGTGGCTCAGCGGCTTTTCGGGATCTGCGGGCTTTGCGATCCTCCTCAAAGAGCGGGGGGCTGTCTTCTCGGACGGTCGATACACGCTCCAATTGAAAGAACAGGTCGATACCGCCTTTTTTGAGCTGCACAATTCAGGCGAGACCTCCCCCGCAGACTGGCTCGTCGACACAACCCCCCAAGGCGCGGTGATCGGGTACGATCCCCACCATTTCTCAAAAAAGACCCTGGCCCCCTTCTTGGCTGCGGCCGAGCGGGGCGGGTTTGAGCTTCGTCCCCTGGACCATAACCCCATCGATCAGGCTTGGCGCGACCAACCCCCCGCCCCTTGTGCCCCGGTCGTGATCCATCCCGAGGCGTTCAGTGGGCGTAGCCATGAGACGAAGCGACAGCTCGTGGCTGAGGCGATTTCTTCGGTCAACGCCGATGCGGCGCTATTGTCGTTCCCGCCTTCACTGGCCTGGATCTTCAATATCCGGGGCGGCGACGTCCATGCGAGCCCCCTCGCCCTGGGACGGGCCCTGGTTTTCGCCAATGGAGGGGCGATCCTGTATATCGACCATCGCAAGATGTCCGGACAAGTACGCGACCATCTCGGCGGCGCCGTGACCCTCGCCGATGAATCCCAGCTCATCGACGATCTTGAGGCGATGGGGCGCGAGAGGAAAGCGATTGCCATCGATCCGGATCACACGCCGGTGATTTTCACGCAGTCGATTACCGCGGCGGGGGGACGGATTATCGAAGCCCCCGACCCCTGTTCGCTTCCCCGGGCGCGGAAAACAATGGCTGAGCTCGAAGGGTCTCGCGCCGCCCACCGTCGTGACGGGGCGGCCGTGACACGGTTTCTCCACTGGTTTGCCGAAACCGCCCCCTCAGGGGGCCTCACGGAAATCGAGGCGGCGACAAAGCTTGAGCGCTTTCGCGTCGAGACCGGGGCCCTTCTGGATATCAGCTTCGACACGATTTCAGGTGCCGGTGCCCACGGCGCCCTGCCGCATTACCGTGTCAATCGAGACAGTGATGCACGGATAACCCAAGGCTCCCTCTACCTGGTGGACTCAGGGGGACAATATCGGGACGGCACCACGGATATCACGCGCACGCTGGCCGTTGGGACACCCAGTGAGGCCATGCGGCGCTGTTATACCCTGGTGTTGAAGGGCCATATCGCTTTGGCCACGGCCCGCTTCCCCGCCGGCACGACAGGGCATCAACTCGATAGCCTGGCCCGCTTGCCTCTATGGGAAGCAGGGTTTGATTACGACCACGGAACAGGACACGGCGTTGGGAGTTATCTTGGCGTGCATGAAGGTCCACAGAATATCTCAAAGCGCGCTATCGCGCAGCCTCTCCTTGCCGGGATGATTTGCTCGAACGAGCCTGGCTATTATCGCTCGGGAGAATTCGGCATACGGATCGAAAATCTGGTTATCGTAACCGAGGCCACCCCGATTGAAGGCGGGGATCGTCCCATGCATGGGTTTGAAACCATTACCCTGGCGCCGCTCGAACGTGAGTTGATCGATGTGTCCCTGCTGTCACCGCAGGAGATCGCATGGGTTGATACCTATCATCAAACAGTCTGCGACACGCTCTGCCCCGATCTTCCCGAGGCAACGGCGCGATGGCTTCAGACCCGGACGGCTGCGCTCGTCTAA
- a CDS encoding CarD family transcriptional regulator, translated as MSKATSSSQSSDAASSDTAAAKSRRKTASRVNKSTGTTSSRAPAASRKAAAKKATTKTTKTKAAAPKTTAQKTATKTASSSKPKRATEKKSVKSSANVPVPKSKTDAQTAKDDDDKPKIAPAPMRPALRVAKRAEARRDKNQKFKVNTQIIYPAHGVGNIVDLEKQTIGDFEVELFVIDFEHEKMKLRVPVAKAAASGMRNLSTTEQIDDALELLEGRARVKRTMWSRRAQEYEAKINSGDLVSVAEVVRDLFRADDQPEQSYSERQLFEQARERFGREVAAVRKKSLEKAIDEIHIHLDRKEKVEAK; from the coding sequence ATGAGCAAAGCCACCTCCTCCTCACAATCGTCTGATGCGGCGTCAAGTGACACCGCGGCGGCGAAGTCGCGGCGGAAAACAGCCTCTCGTGTGAACAAGTCCACCGGCACGACAAGTAGCCGCGCGCCGGCTGCGTCACGCAAAGCGGCGGCTAAAAAAGCGACGACGAAAACCACCAAGACCAAAGCGGCGGCCCCGAAAACGACGGCTCAAAAAACCGCGACCAAGACCGCATCGTCCTCAAAACCTAAGAGAGCAACTGAGAAAAAATCTGTGAAGTCATCGGCCAACGTCCCCGTTCCCAAAAGTAAAACCGACGCACAAACGGCAAAGGATGACGACGACAAGCCGAAGATTGCGCCGGCGCCGATGCGTCCTGCTCTGCGGGTTGCCAAACGGGCAGAGGCGCGCCGCGACAAAAATCAAAAATTCAAGGTCAATACGCAGATCATCTACCCTGCCCACGGGGTCGGTAACATCGTCGATCTGGAGAAGCAGACGATCGGTGATTTTGAGGTCGAGTTGTTCGTGATCGATTTCGAACACGAAAAAATGAAACTTCGCGTGCCGGTGGCCAAAGCAGCGGCTTCGGGGATGCGGAATCTCTCCACCACCGAACAGATCGACGATGCGCTCGAACTGCTCGAAGGCCGGGCGCGGGTGAAGCGGACCATGTGGTCCCGCCGGGCACAGGAATACGAAGCCAAGATCAACTCAGGCGACCTCGTTTCCGTTGCGGAGGTGGTACGCGATCTGTTCCGCGCCGACGATCAACCCGAGCAGAGCTATTCTGAGCGGCAATTGTTCGAACAAGCGCGTGAGCGGTTCGGACGCGAAGTTGCGGCTGTGCGGAAAAAATCCCTCGAAAAGGCGATCGACGAGATCCATATCCACCTCGACCGTAAGGAAAAGGTCGAGGCGAAATAG
- the fdxA gene encoding ferredoxin FdxA has protein sequence MTYVVTDACIACKYTDCVEVCPVDCFYEGENFLAIKPDECIDCGVCEPECPVEAIKPDTEDPDGKWTELNAKYAEQWPNITKAKPALPEADAMADVENKLETHFSEKPGEGD, from the coding sequence ATGACCTATGTCGTCACCGATGCATGCATCGCCTGCAAATACACCGACTGTGTCGAGGTGTGTCCGGTGGACTGCTTTTACGAGGGCGAGAATTTCCTGGCGATCAAGCCGGACGAGTGCATCGATTGCGGCGTGTGTGAGCCAGAATGTCCCGTCGAAGCCATCAAGCCCGACACCGAAGACCCCGATGGAAAATGGACGGAGCTGAACGCCAAATACGCCGAACAATGGCCGAATATCACAAAGGCAAAACCGGCCCTGCCCGAGGCGGATGCGATGGCGGATGTCGAGAACAAGCTTGAAACGCATTTCAGCGAAAAGCCAGGCGAAGGCGATTGA
- a CDS encoding succinate dehydrogenase assembly factor 2 has translation MPPERRRLLYRAQHRGFKEADLVIGTFAKQQLAAMTEAELEEFQRLLEVPDQELYAWIIGRETVPTNYEGPVMRQLQAFDLAAILTGDVSRA, from the coding sequence ATGCCCCCCGAACGTCGCCGGCTTCTCTATCGAGCGCAGCACCGCGGCTTCAAAGAAGCTGACTTGGTCATCGGCACCTTCGCCAAGCAACAATTAGCGGCGATGACCGAGGCGGAGCTCGAGGAATTCCAGCGCCTTCTTGAAGTGCCGGACCAGGAACTCTACGCGTGGATCATCGGTCGAGAGACCGTGCCGACCAATTACGAGGGGCCGGTGATGCGTCAGCTACAGGCTTTTGACTTGGCCGCGATCCTGACCGGAGACGTCTCGCGTGCCTAA
- a CDS encoding carbonic anhydrase encodes MPKFAAGVVRFQQHVFPEKQELFERLSKGQSPEALFITCSDSRIETAMITQTDPGELFICRNAGNIVPPHTDNTGGMTASIEFAVAALRIPHIVICGHTQCGAMTGAMDPGGLEHLPHVRKWLGYAEAAVAIVKDQGDTLTPEAQMRMLLEQNVILQLRHLETHPSVAVRLARGDLRLHGWVYDIEKGTVDAYDAASGAFRTVTDIYAAEVAQYATTCEHGDHR; translated from the coding sequence GTGCCTAAATTCGCGGCGGGGGTGGTCCGCTTTCAGCAGCACGTTTTTCCGGAAAAGCAGGAATTGTTTGAGCGCCTGTCAAAGGGGCAATCCCCGGAAGCCTTATTCATTACCTGCTCCGATAGTCGCATCGAAACGGCGATGATCACCCAAACCGACCCCGGCGAGCTATTCATTTGTCGTAATGCGGGCAATATCGTTCCGCCCCATACCGATAATACCGGGGGGATGACGGCCTCGATCGAATTCGCCGTCGCCGCGCTTCGAATCCCGCACATTGTGATATGCGGACATACCCAATGCGGGGCGATGACGGGCGCCATGGACCCCGGCGGCCTTGAGCATCTGCCCCATGTGCGAAAATGGCTCGGCTATGCCGAGGCGGCGGTGGCGATCGTCAAAGACCAGGGGGATACCCTCACCCCCGAAGCTCAAATGCGGATGCTATTAGAGCAAAATGTCATCTTGCAATTGCGCCATCTCGAAACCCATCCCTCCGTTGCAGTCCGTCTCGCCCGCGGAGATTTGCGACTTCACGGATGGGTTTATGACATCGAAAAAGGCACTGTCGATGCCTATGATGCCGCCAGCGGCGCCTTTCGCACTGTCACTGACATCTATGCTGCGGAAGTCGCCCAATACGCCACGACATGCGAGCACGGCGATCACCGTTAG
- a CDS encoding sigma-54-dependent transcriptional regulator, producing MQHTVLIVDDDPVQCRLMQGVCERAGYCVVTMQDGQLAIDLLRSSDGDRVGVVMLDLLMPNLSGMELLEELKRFRPELPVIVLTGQGGVDTVVKAMQAGAADFFVKPASPERVVVSLRHVLDVKHLRGEVKRLQRRHDGGLAFNDLLESSPSLAACAKMGEKAASSTIPILITGESGVGKEMFARAIQGCSARSGGPFVTVNCGALPENLVESILFGHEKGAFTGATSKHAGKFQEAHGGTIFLDEVGELPLEAQVKLLRVLQEGEVDPVGAKRPVKVDVRVISATNRNLETEVASGSFREDLFYRLNVFPIHLPPLRERKADIPELIKHFISKYNAEENREVRGVRHEVLEVLVDQDWPGNVRQLENTIFRAVVLSAGKWLCADDFPLLADAFEEAGIASGPPPAMDHDGPANTVDGETAALAYYDHDHDAAPVPLPFLDGDGHIRPLADIERDLIEMAIDLYKGQMSEVARRLGIGRSTLYRKVQEQNIEVKRAS from the coding sequence ATGCAGCATACTGTCCTCATCGTTGACGATGACCCGGTTCAATGCCGTTTGATGCAGGGCGTGTGCGAACGGGCGGGCTATTGCGTTGTCACGATGCAGGATGGACAACTGGCCATCGATCTTCTGCGGTCGAGCGATGGGGATCGCGTCGGCGTTGTGATGCTCGACCTCCTGATGCCCAATCTCTCGGGCATGGAATTGCTCGAGGAGCTCAAGCGGTTCCGGCCCGAACTCCCCGTCATCGTCCTAACCGGACAAGGCGGCGTCGATACGGTCGTGAAAGCGATGCAGGCGGGCGCGGCGGACTTCTTCGTTAAACCGGCAAGCCCTGAACGGGTGGTCGTCTCGCTGCGGCACGTTCTCGATGTGAAGCACCTTCGCGGCGAGGTAAAACGATTGCAGCGCCGTCACGACGGCGGTCTTGCCTTTAACGACCTTCTTGAATCGAGCCCCTCCCTCGCCGCGTGCGCGAAAATGGGCGAAAAGGCCGCCAGTTCGACGATCCCCATCTTGATCACCGGCGAAAGCGGCGTCGGCAAGGAAATGTTCGCGCGGGCGATCCAGGGCTGTTCGGCTCGGTCCGGGGGACCCTTCGTCACGGTCAATTGCGGTGCGCTGCCGGAAAACCTCGTCGAGTCGATCCTCTTCGGTCATGAAAAGGGGGCCTTTACCGGCGCGACCTCCAAGCACGCCGGAAAGTTTCAAGAAGCGCATGGCGGTACGATCTTCCTCGACGAGGTCGGCGAACTGCCCCTCGAGGCCCAGGTCAAATTGCTGCGCGTGTTGCAAGAGGGCGAGGTCGATCCCGTCGGCGCCAAACGGCCGGTAAAGGTCGATGTGCGCGTGATCTCCGCCACCAATCGAAACCTCGAAACAGAAGTGGCGTCGGGCAGTTTCCGCGAAGATCTGTTCTATCGCCTCAATGTGTTTCCGATCCACCTGCCGCCCCTGAGAGAGCGCAAGGCTGACATTCCAGAGCTGATCAAGCACTTCATCAGCAAATATAACGCGGAGGAAAACCGCGAGGTGCGCGGTGTCCGCCATGAAGTGCTGGAGGTCTTGGTGGACCAGGACTGGCCGGGCAATGTCCGCCAGCTTGAGAACACGATTTTCCGCGCTGTGGTGCTGTCGGCGGGGAAATGGCTTTGCGCCGACGACTTCCCCCTCCTGGCGGATGCCTTTGAGGAAGCGGGCATCGCGAGTGGGCCGCCCCCGGCGATGGACCATGATGGCCCGGCAAATACAGTGGATGGGGAGACCGCCGCCCTCGCCTATTACGATCACGATCATGATGCGGCGCCGGTGCCGCTGCCCTTTCTCGACGGCGACGGGCATATCCGGCCTCTTGCCGATATCGAGCGGGACCTGATCGAAATGGCCATCGACCTTTACAAAGGTCAGATGTCAGAAGTGGCGCGACGGCTCGGAATCGGTCGCTCGACCCTGTACCGAAAGGTTCAGGAACAGAATATCGAGGTCAAGCGCGCCAGCTAA
- a CDS encoding Re/Si-specific NAD(P)(+) transhydrogenase subunit alpha: MKIAVLASSRDPRVGASPESVKKLLALGADVAIESGAGVAAGFSDAVYQEAGAETGSAKDVLNGADAVFVTAPPEKAQLKQFASGAKLIGLLNPWDEQESLSDYATAGIDAFAMELLPRITRAQSMDVLSSQANLAGYKAVVDAAAAYDRAFPMMMTAAGTVPPAKVFVMGAGVAGLQAIATAKRLGAVVSATDVRAAAKEQVESLGGSFIFAKEAMEEGEGTGGYAKELTPEQRQKQQELVAEHLKKMDIVITTALIPGRPAPKTLTREMVEAMKAGSVIVDLAAPRGGNVEGGEDAETYTLGPATVLAPKNILAGLPGEASNLYARNLFNFVTLLTDKEEKRLAVDWDDDIVKGVALTRDGQIIHEQFGGNALDDTPAEVEIVESEES, from the coding sequence ATGAAAATTGCCGTCCTCGCTTCGTCACGCGACCCTCGGGTTGGCGCGTCTCCTGAAAGCGTAAAGAAATTGCTTGCCCTTGGGGCCGATGTGGCCATCGAATCCGGGGCGGGCGTCGCCGCGGGCTTTTCCGATGCGGTGTATCAAGAGGCCGGGGCCGAGACGGGCAGCGCCAAGGATGTGCTGAACGGCGCGGACGCCGTGTTCGTGACGGCGCCGCCGGAAAAAGCCCAGCTTAAGCAATTTGCCAGTGGGGCAAAGCTGATTGGTCTTCTCAATCCGTGGGACGAGCAGGAGAGCCTTAGCGATTACGCCACCGCAGGGATCGACGCCTTCGCGATGGAGCTCTTGCCGCGTATCACACGGGCGCAGTCCATGGACGTCTTGTCCAGCCAGGCGAACCTTGCCGGCTATAAAGCGGTGGTGGACGCCGCTGCCGCCTATGACCGCGCCTTTCCCATGATGATGACCGCTGCGGGCACCGTACCGCCGGCAAAAGTCTTCGTCATGGGCGCCGGGGTGGCGGGGCTGCAGGCGATTGCCACGGCCAAGCGATTGGGGGCCGTGGTGTCCGCGACCGATGTGCGCGCCGCCGCGAAGGAGCAGGTGGAGTCCCTTGGCGGTAGCTTCATCTTTGCCAAAGAGGCGATGGAAGAGGGGGAGGGGACCGGCGGCTACGCCAAGGAATTGACCCCCGAGCAACGCCAAAAGCAGCAAGAGCTCGTCGCCGAACACCTCAAGAAAATGGATATCGTGATCACGACAGCGCTGATCCCCGGCCGGCCGGCCCCCAAAACCCTGACGAGGGAGATGGTCGAGGCGATGAAAGCCGGCTCGGTTATCGTCGACCTTGCGGCCCCTCGCGGCGGTAATGTCGAGGGGGGAGAAGACGCCGAAACCTATACCCTTGGCCCCGCGACGGTGCTGGCGCCGAAGAACATTCTCGCAGGGTTGCCCGGTGAGGCGAGTAATCTTTACGCCCGCAACTTGTTTAATTTCGTCACGCTCCTCACCGACAAAGAAGAAAAACGTCTGGCGGTCGACTGGGACGACGATATCGTCAAAGGCGTGGCCCTGACCCGTGACGGGCAAATCATTCATGAACAATTCGGCGGCAACGCACTAGACGATACCCCCGCCGAGGTCGAAATCGTCGAGTCGGAGGAGTCCTGA
- a CDS encoding NAD(P) transhydrogenase subunit alpha, translated as MASENAATSEQVETTVEELRQAAEQANNAAQELAKSADQVEGLISPLETLTQAAHVADWVYLGAIFVLAVFVGYYVVWSVTPALHTPLMSVTNAVSSVVIVGALIAVGADVAQSPSGGLSRFFGVLGVALASVNIFGGFLVTQRMLAMYKKKGA; from the coding sequence ATGGCAAGCGAGAACGCGGCGACAAGCGAACAAGTCGAAACCACCGTCGAAGAATTGCGGCAGGCGGCGGAGCAGGCGAATAACGCCGCCCAAGAGCTGGCGAAATCGGCCGATCAGGTCGAGGGGTTGATCTCCCCTCTGGAGACCTTGACCCAGGCCGCCCATGTTGCCGACTGGGTGTATTTGGGGGCGATTTTCGTCCTGGCGGTGTTCGTCGGCTATTATGTGGTGTGGTCGGTGACGCCGGCGCTGCACACCCCGCTGATGTCCGTGACCAATGCGGTGTCCTCAGTGGTGATCGTCGGGGCGTTGATCGCGGTGGGCGCCGATGTTGCCCAAAGTCCGTCGGGAGGGCTCAGCCGCTTTTTCGGCGTGCTCGGGGTGGCGCTCGCCAGCGTGAATATCTTCGGCGGGTTCCTCGTCACCCAACGCATGTTGGCCATGTACAAAAAGAAGGGGGCCTGA